CGCTGGGCGGGCAGCACAAGCACCGGAACCGGGCTGTGCAAAATCATTTCTCCTGTTACGCTGCTACGAAATAGCCTTTCCAGGAATCGATGCTGGCGCGCAATCATCACCAGTATATCGGCCCGCTGCTCCGCCACCGCCTGCAAGATGCCATCGCCAGCATCGGCATGACACACATGACAGGGGTGCACCTGCGGAAGGTCGCGGGTGAGGCCGGTGCGCTCCACCGTCTGGATTGCTTGCCTAGTGGTGTGGCGGGTGGCGGATTCGGTGATGTGAACCACTGTAAGATCAATCTGCAAGGCGTTGAATAAGTCGCGGATGGGGGCCGCATGCTCACTCAGCTCAAACCCGTCGCCATCGGCGGCTAGCACTATCCGCTTTGGCACCCCGACCGACTGCATATGCGGAGGAACAATGAGCAGTGGATAGGGACTCATTTTTAGCAGGTTAAGCGCCGTAGTTGTCACTAGCTCGTCGGGGGTATTTTCATCGGGAGGGCGACTGAGCACAATCATTATCGGATTATGCTGCTTCGTGCTCTCCAGAACGGCTTCTTCCACGCGGCCCGAAGCTACTTCTGCCTCAGCAAATACGGGCAGGTCGCGGATCAAATGGTCTAAGGCCAAATCCGTGTCTTCCTTCGACTGGACAGCCACCTCACCCGTCAGCAGTTCCGGGTCGAGCAGGGAAGTGCGCTCAACGTGCAATAGCACCAACCGGGCGCCGAGCGGCTGCGCAATAGCCGTTGCAAGGGCCAAAGCGCGGTTGGCACCCGCAAAAAAATCGGTCAGGACGAGGATGGCAGGCTTCATAATCGTGTAAGGCTTTGTTGGACAATCAAATGTTGCTTTCCGCTGGGAAAAAAGCCATGTGGCAAATCATAATCAGCCATGATATTTATCAGCTTTAGGAGGCCGCAAGCTCCGCTTTTGCAAGTGTTGGGGGGCTATTTCGAGTTTGCTTTGAGCCCGCCGTGGGTGATCCGTCGATACAAAGGCCCGAACTGTCGATTGTGTGCTATGGCAGAAGGGGGAGCGAACGAAATTCGATCATCCATTCAGCATCTCCTTCCCCGACAGCAACATTATGGAAAGAAAGAACTTCCTCAAAAGCTTATTAGTAGGCGCCATCTCTACTCCTGCGCTGCTCAGCGCCTGCGGCAAAGAATCAGATTCGATTACGCCCTCAACCGGCGGGACGGGCACGGGCACCGGCACCGGTTCGAGCAGTTGCGCCGTGGCACCTACCGAAACGGAAGGCCCCTTTCCCACCAAAGCGCCCGCCTCGTATGTGCGCAGCGACATCACAGACGGCAAAGCTGGCCATAAAATGACCGCCAAGATTACCATCACCAACACTAACAATAGCTGCGCAGCCCTGGCCGGCGCTTTGGTCGATATCTGGCACTGCGACGCGGAGGGCAACTACTCCGAGTACGGCGGCAGCGGCATGCAATCGACTAACTATACCAACGTGCACTTCCTGCGGGGCCGCCAAACCACCGATGCCAACGGACAAGTAACGTTCACCAGCATCTTTCCGGGTTGGTACAACGGTCGGGCCACGCACATTCATGTGCACGTGTACGCCGCCAACGGCACGTCGCTGAAGGTCACGCAGATTGCCTTCCCCGAGGGGAGTGGGTCGGCGGTAGCGGCGGTGAACGGCTACGGCAAGGGCTTGAATGGCTACACTTACAATAGCAGCGACAACGTGTTCAGCGACGGCGTGACGCAGGAACTAGCCACCGTAACGGGCAGCACCACGGCTGGCTTCGAGTTGTCTATCACCTTTGGGGTCGCTGCCTAAAGGGAATCGAAATTTGCCCCCCGGCGCTAGAAACGGGCTTTTGTAACGGTTTAGTTTTCACTATATGTCTAACCGCACCATTACGCTGTGCTACCGCAAAATCATGGATGCCAACGCCAGCCGGCCGTGGCAGAAAATGGTGTTTGACGATACCTACACGGAGTTTCGGATGCAGGCGCAGTTGTTCAATCAGGAGCAGAAATACCGCTCGTTTGGCGAGCTGCTCCACTATGCGCCTGGCGCCAATCAGCTCCACTTTCTGGTAAGCGCGGCGGTTCGGGGCTATGTGCAGCAGCTCAATGGCTTGGTGCCCGACGTGCTCGACAACCTGGGCCGGCATTTCCTGAAGTTCAGCAAGTTTCAGTTCGAGATTATCAACTCGGACCTGCTCGACAAAGCCCGGCATCAAGTAGCTATAAACTTCTACTCGGACCCGCTGGTATGGCACGATACGATTGGTACGCAGCTACTGGTATCGGAGGCGGCAGGTGCGGGGGCGAAATGCTGACAAATCAGCTGGCGCTGCTCCCTTTTTTTTCCATTTATTCCTTGCAAACGCGTGACTAATAGGATGAAGCAGACTCCTGGCAAGATCTTCCTTAGCGACCAGCGTGGCGTAGCCGAAACGCACCAATACCGGCGCTACAGCACCTTGCAGTTTGGCGCCTATGTGCACCAAGACAAGCAAGCATTCGGCAACCTACAGGCCGTGAATGAAGAAACGCTGGGTGGTGGCCAGCAAGTAACCCTGCAGGTTACGGAAGCGGCCCATGTACTCATCATTCCGGTAACCGGCGCTGTCAGGGCGGGGCTACTTCTGGGAACTTCGGCCCTGACCCACGTGGAAGAAATGCACCTGCTGACGGTGCCGGCGGGCAGCACCCTGACCTTTGCCAATCCCTACGACACCGAGCTAATTACGTTCCTGCACCTCTGGATACGAGTACCCCAGACGGCCGCCGGCGCTCTGAACCGCCTATTTACCTTCAACTGCCAGGATCAGCCAAATCTGCTGGTGGAGGTAAAACAGGTAGTTCCTGCTCAGTCAGCAGATGAGCCGGACATGTCGCTGCCGTTTAAGGTAAGTATAGGCCGATTTGCGGGTCGGCGAGAAACGCTGTACACTTTGAAAAATCCTTCGTCGCAGGTCTTCTTTTTTGTACTGGCGGGAGCGTTTGAGGTGGAAGGCCGGCTGTTGCACGAGAAAGACGGCTTGGCCTTGTGGGATACGCAGGAAGTACAGCTGGAAGCCCTGAGCAATGAGGCTGTGCTAGTGGCTATCGAGTTGGAGGCCAGCTGATCGGGTATGCTCACTTGGTGGTTTCGTGAGCACGATTTTGCCCCCCAGCCTCAAAAAATCCTCAGCAAACCTCTGTACTTTGAACACGTTTATTCCTCCTTTGCCGCTTGTCACGAAGCCAAGCGGCGAATCCATGTATTCACCGCAACCATTCTGGATGGCCTTTTTTACACCGCGTCAGGCACAGACTTGGTTGCTACATGCCGTCATTTGGGTGTTGTTGGGCGTATTATTTTTTACCCAACCGGCCGGTCGATTGTCGGGGGCACCCTATTATCTGCTTCAAACGACTCTGTTTATTGCGTCGCTGAGCATCTTCTATCTCAATATCAACTGGGCCGTACCCCGACTATTGTACCACCGCCGCGTGCTGCTCTACATCGGGTTTGTGGTGGTAATTGTTCTTGGCATAGTAGCAACCCACCGCCGCCTTCAGACCTATTTAGAAACTTCGGCGGGCATACCACGCCGAGAAATGCCCCCCCGGTTTGGATCCGGCCCCCGCGACCGTGGGCCGGGTGGTCCGATCAGGCAGCCATCGGGACTTTTAGGCTGGGTCAATCCGGCCGTAGTACTGTCTACGCTGTTGGTGGTGGGGCTGGGCACCAGTGTGGCGGCCGTGCAGCGCGGACAGCGTGAAGCCCAGCTGCGCCAAGCACTGGAGCAGGAAAAGGTGTCCACAGAACTCTCCTGGCTAAAGGCGCAGATCAATCCGCACTTCTTTTTTAACACGCTCAACAATATCTACTCCCTCACGCTGCTGGATGGCGCGCGAGCGCGCGAGGCCATTCACCGCCTCTCGCGCATGATGCGGTACGTGCTCTACGATACCCAGCATGGCACCGCGCAGCTCAGTCAGGAAGTGCAGTTTTTGCAGGATTACATTGACCTCATGCAGCTGCGCCTGACCGATAACGTCCGCATTGAATTCACGCCTCCTCACCCGCTGCAGGAGGCGCCCATTGCTCCCATGATTCTGCTCACCTTCGTGGAAAACGCCTTTAAGCACGGCGTGAGCACTGTGGCTTCCAGCCGCATCCATATTGCTATGCAACAACCCACGCCGGATACGCTGGAAGTGACCGTGCAGAACAGCATATTCGCGGATCGGCCGGTGGCCCTGGATGAAAACAGCGGTATTGGGCTGACAAACACCCGTCGGCGGCTCGAATTACTGTACCCGGGCCGCTACACGCTGACCGTGACCGAGCAAACGCCCGAGCATGAGTATTGGGTACACCTTACGCTGCGCCTCCGCTAACCTCCCCGCTATGACGCTCACCTGCATTGCCGTCGACGACGAACCGCTGGCCCTCAAACTGGTTACTCACTTTATCGAGCAAACGCCGTTTTTGCAGCTTGTGGGCACTTATAGCAGTGCAGTGGCGGCGTTACGCGGCTTGCAGCAGCAATCCACGCCGGTCGACTTGCTCTTTCTGGATATTCAGATGCCTGACCTGAATGGGCTGGAACTGGCTCGCGTGCTGGACCGGGGACCGGGCGGCAACGCGCCGCGGGTGGTGTTTACCACCGCGTTCAATCACTATGCGCTGGAGGGCTACAAGGTGGATGCGCTGGATTATCTGCTGAAGCCCTTCACCTATGAGGAATTTTTGCGGGCTGCCCAAAAAGCACAAACCTACGCCGCGCTCAAGCAGTCGGCTACTTCCTCCGTTCCGAATGCCCCGTCCGTACCGGCGCCCGCGGCGGCGGTGGAGGAAGATTACTTATATCTGAAAGTTGAATATCAGCTGGTGCGGGTTCCCTATCAGGATATTCTGTACGTGGAGGGCCTGAAGGACTACGTGAAAGTACACCGCCGCAGTGAGGCCCGGCCGCTGTTGTCGCTGCTGAGCCTGAAGGCCCTGGAAGAGCGGTTACCGGCGCGGCAGTTCATGCGTATCCACCGCTCGTATATCGTGGGGCTGCAGCATATTACCGCTATTGGGCGCGGCACGGTGCAGATCGGGGCGGAAACAATCCCCGTCAGCGACGGGTACCGTGAGGCCTTCGACCAGTTTATCAGTCGGTGGAAATAATTGAGCAGCATACTTTTCTATTACCCCCCAGCAACTGATCAAACAGTGGTTGGGGGGCTTTTTTAAAGCGTTGATTAGTGAGTATTTGTTAGGGCTCTCAGTCACTATTACGAAAACTGACGTCATGCGCTGGCTTCGAGGCGGTCAGCAGGTGGCTCTGATGCTTAAAACTTGCCTGAAACACTTACTCATACCAGATGCTTCTATACTACGCTGCCAGTGGTGCGTATAAGCCTCTGTACATCTGATTATTCGCTTTGCCAACTCCTACCCTTCTTTTCTACATTCTGCTGGGGATCAACCTAGTGCTGGTGGCGTGGCTGCTGTGGCGCTATTTGCAGGAGCGCCGCTACAGACGCCTGCCCTACGTAGCCCCGGCCGTGCGCGACTGGGAACAGCACCGGCCCGACCCAGCGTCGCCGTTGCGCCACCGCATTGCGCTGGTGGGCGATTTAGGCGCCGTAGCTACCGACGGCCGCGACCCGGTATTGAATCTGCTGCATGGTTGGCTGGAGGAAGCTGGCGAAAATAGCACTGTGGTTATACTAGGCGATAATGTGTACCCCACGGGTTTGCCTGCCGAAGCTTCTAGCGGCCGGGCAGCGGCGGAGCGACGCTTGGATATTCAACTCGATGCCTTGCGCTACCCGGGTCGGGTGGTGTTTTTGAGTGGCAACCACGATTGGAACAAGGGCCGCAGCGACGGTTTCCAATATCTGCTACGCCAAGAGGCCTACGTGCGCGAACACTTGCCCGGAGCCCAGTATTTGCCCCCCGGCGGCTGCCCCGACCCCGTAACCGTGCAGCTGGCCGACAACCTATTGCTCGTGGTGCTGAATACGCAGTGGTGGGTGCAGCACGGCACGCGTCCGCTGGGAGCGGCCTACGGCTGCAAGGCCACGGATAGCCGTATGCCTTTCCAGCAACTACTGCTGCTACTAGAAGCCAACCGCCATCAGCAGATTGTGGTGGCCGGGCACCACCCGCTTTACTCCAATGCCATGCACGGGGGGCAATTCACGACAAAGCAACACGTATTTCCCCTTACGGCTGTGCATAAGCGGGCCTATGTGCCACTGCCGGGCGTAGGCTCCCTGTTTCCAATGTATCGGCGAGTAGTGGGCGCGGAGGAGGATATGGCTCACCCACGCTACCGCAAGATGCGCCGCCGCTTGCTGCGCGTGCTGCATCAATTCCCGAATATCATCTACGCCGCCGGCCACGACCACAACCTGCAATACTTTGCTTACAAGAATGGTCACTACTTAGTTAGTGGCTCGGGCAGCAAAACGGCGTACGTGGGCAAGGGCGGCAAAGCTACCTTCACCCACGAGCACAAGGGGTTCTTTACGCTCGACTTTTACGAGAATGGGGAAGCCTGGCTACGTACGCTGGAGCCCGGCAACGCCGACGGCACTGAGCGCGCGCTCGAACCATTTCGGCGGCGCCTACTAAGCGGACTGGGGGGCATTTCTGGTGTGGCGTCTACGTCAGCGCGGGCGTCAGCACCTGCAAGCTCCGCGGATTAATCTTTACCTCAACGGGCGTATCCAACTCCAGAGGTTCACCGTCTACCTGCACTAGTACGCGCGGCTGCCCTGGCACTTGAATGCTGGCGCGGCGGCAGCGCAATCGGCGAGTGTACACGGAGGTATCGAAGGCGTCGGTGTAGAGATGATACAGAATGCCTAGGGATGCCGTGGCCGGAAATGGCTCAATCAGGCACAGTTCAAACTCACCGTCGTCGAGGTGGCTATCGGGGTTAATTACCACGTTGCTGCCGAAGGTAGTGGCGTTGGCAATAGTGAGCATAAACGCAGGCCCTTCAAACTGCTCGCGGTCAGTTTCGATACGATAGGTAACCGGCTCGTAGCTCAGGTATTCCTGCAGGGCAATCCGAATATAAGCGCCCGGCCCGCGGGTGTCACCGTTGCAAAAGCGCTCTACGACCAGCGCATTAAAGCCCAAATCAGCGAGGTGAACCGAAAAATTTCCTCCTACGTGCAGAGTATCGAGCGCGCGCAGCTTGTGCTGCCAAATCACGTCCAGAGCACCGTTCATATCTTGCGGAATACTCAAGTCTTTGGACAAGCCATTGCCCGAACCCAAGGGCAGGATTCCCAGCGGAATTTTGCCCCCCAGCAATGCCTCGCCCACTAAGTTCACGGTGCCATCGCCACCGGCAGCAAACACGGCATCGTAGGAGTTGGCAGCTAAATGAGCCTTGAGTTTGTCGAGGTCGTTTTCGCCGGAGGTATGGAAAAACTCGGCTTGGCGTCCGCGTTGCGAGCAGAACTCCGTGACGGTGGTTTCTATGTTCTGCTTATCGATGTCGCCGGAAATCGGATTGAGGACAAACAGCAGCGAATGCAGGTGGGGAGTCGATTCAGCAGCCATTGCAATAGATTTTAAGAAAAAAGGAGGAGGCGTGAGGCGTATATTGAGTTTCCTAAACTCCGCCTTCCGTCTCCCCCTTTTCTGTTCGAGTTAAGTGATTATTGCTTCAATCCGCTGGGGACACCGCCGGGGAAGCGCTCCGTGATTTCCTTCTCCAGCACGCCCACGCGGTTGCCCGGATCGGGGTGCGTGCTCATGAACTCAGGGCCGCGGCTTTGGCCACCGCTCTGAGCCAGAATTTCCATTACCTGAATCATAGCGCGGGGATCGTAGCCGGCATCGGCGGTGTATTGCACGGCCAAGCGGTCCGATTCGAGCTCATCTTCACGCCCAAAGCGCAACGATACCACCTTGGCAATAGCCGCCGCTACGGCCGCTTTGCCAATGGAACTACCGGGACTATCGGGGTCGTAGGAGGCAATGGTGGCGGCGCCAGCCAGGCCTTGCGTCAGCTGCGATTTGGCCAATTGCTCGGCGGAATGGCGACCAATTACGTGACCAATTTCATGGGCCAACACGCCGGCCACCTGCCCTTCTGTCTTCATATTTTTCAGCAAGCCGGCCGTGATAAATACTTGTCCGCCAGGCAAGGCAAACGCATTGATGGTCTGCTCATCGGCCAGCAAATGGAAATCGAATTTGTAGGGCGACTGGTCGGCTTTGGACGACTGCACCAGCGCAGCGCCAATGCGCTTTACGGCCGCGCTCGCCTGCTGGTCGGGGTGCAGACCGCCGTATTGCTGGGCCATCTGGGGAGCGGCCTGCAAACCGAGGGCAATTTCTTGCTCCGTAGTCATGTTCACGTGCTGCACTTCACCGGTCACGGGGTTCGTCTGGCGGTTACAGTAATAAGTCACAAAAGAAAAGGCTGCGACGGCCAGGGCAATCAAATAACGAAGGTTTCCTCTCATGGTAGTAGGGAGAATTAAGGGAGGGAAAAGGCGACTTTAAAGTGGGCCGCCGGGCTTCTAACGCGCACTCAGCAGCAGGGTTGCTACCAAGAGGCACCCAATTTGTCCTGATTAGCGTATCAGGCGCAAAACAGGTCCACAACCGGTTCCTGTTGTTCAGTTGTACTCCCTAATCTCCCTCTCTTATGAATCAGAAACGCACCTTCGGCGCCATCCTCACCATCCTGGGTATCATCGGCATTATTTACGCGGCCTTAGGCTTCCTAGGCATAGCTGGCGTGAATCTTAGCAAGATTAATAGCCTAGTACCCTTCATCGTGGGCCTCATTTTCTTCTTTGCTGGCATCAACCTGGTGAAAACTACCAGCGACCGGGCTTAAGCGAAAGACTACTTGTTGAGCGTAATATTTCATAAAAAAGCCCCCCAGAACTAGTTCTGGGGGCTTTTTTATGAAAGAAGTCATTGGCTAGTTTAGCCCTTTCACTTGAGCGAAAGCCTGCAAAGCGGGATCTAATTCGAGCCAGTCAGAATCGTAGCTGACGCCGGACGGCGCGTGGGCAAACAATACAGTGCCATCCTTTATGGTTCTGATAATAGCACTGCTTTCTTTCATGGGCAGCGCGGGGCAACCCTGGCTACGCCCCAGCCGACCATGACGTTGCACAAATTCTTCACATACATAGTCAGCGCCGTGTACCACCACGGCTCGGCTGGCCGCATTTGTATTGTAGCTGGGGTCTACGCCGCGCAAACGTAAGGACAAGCCGTGCTTTCCGGTGTAGGTGTGACTTGTTACGTAAAAACCCAAGCTGCTCATCTCCGAGCCCACCCGATTGGAGAATGCTTGCGCAAACTCCTCGCCCGTGTTTATGCCGTGGGCAACCAGCGTATGATGAACTACCCGCGACTTCTGTAAATCAATAACCCACAGCCGCTTCAACCGGCTGGAACGATTGAAGTCGATAATAGTAAGCGTGTTTTTGGCCGGATTAGCCAAGCCGCGCTTTTGAAGCTGGTAATAGCCCATCAGCGCCTGCCGATACACATCGAGGGGAAGGCTGGACGCCGGGAGGCCAGCTAAAGCGTACGTATGTAGCGTGTGCTGCTCAAAAGCGGCTAAATAAGTAGCACGCCGGTTTTCGCTCAGAGCCGATTCCACGGTGTTGTCGGCGGCGGCATTGGGTTTGGCGGCAGGAATAGCTTCTGGGGGGCAAAAGAGAGATAAGAGACTCAAGGACAGGCAAGCGAAGGCAGTCGGTGTGCGCATTATCGGCTGGAGCTTTTGTTGCGGAAATAGGGTAAAACAGGGCTTAGGCAAAATTCGGGCCCTTCAATCTTAACATCATAAGGCAAAAATTATTGCGTAAAACACTTTTAACTCATTTTATGAGTAAGGTATCAAATAGCAAAAAAGCGTGTTTTTTCCAGCATTGCGTAGCCGAAAGCTTGTTGTCAATACTAGCCAAGCCTTAAAAACGATCAGTTCGCTACTACAAAATTTGGTGAAATACAATACAACTTTCTATTATTTTCTCTGTATTATACAATATAATTAGCCCAGCGTTATAAAATTCTTGCATTCGCCGCCCCTCCCACCTACTGCAACGGATCCGCTTGGGTAAGCGGGTCTATAGTTTACTCTTGTCATACAACTATTTATGACAACGTTTAGCGCTTTATCCAAACAACTGCATTGTGAATTACGGCCTTTAATGCACTCCGCTGAAATTCCGCCTCACATTCAGCAGCAGCTTTTGGCTCGCCTCACATTGTTTCTGCTTTTCACATCTCGTCAGCCTCCTGCTACGCTCAGCGTCCGGGTTCCTCAACCTTTGGAAGGTGCTGAGCTGACGCTTTACTACAGCAACGGTCAACAAATTACGCTGCTAACGCGTCATATCAGGGCCATTGTGCCAGCGACCGAGAAATTGTATGACACAATGATGACCTTACAGCAGCGTGGTCAGCAATTAATGCAAAAAGCGTGTTATAGCTGGGAAATAGGAAGAGTGTTTAATGCATACTGCAACCATAGCACTTAGGACAACTCATTTTGGAGGATTACTATGCATCTCCAAAGCTTCAGTCTGTTTTAGCTGTCACAGCGATGCTATTTGCTTTCATTTGAAATGAAAGTGGGTCATTATCAACACAAGCAAATTTGAATCTGATGAGAACAAAATAATTACATTTTAAAATAACGTCTTTAATAAGCTGGCCTACTTGTTGTTTATGCAGAAATTATCCTTAATTTTAAGCATTAAATTGTCTTTTACTAAGCAATATTAAGTCAATTTGATACTTTAATTCTTCCTTCTTTTAACACCCAAAATCAACTTTCTGCCCTGTATAGGTAGAATTTTAGCAGAATTAAGGGTTAATTTCAGGATATTACGCAGCAGTTGGTTTATCCCTGACTGTTGGTCTTGGCATAACATCTTGTTTTTCATCACAATTTCTGACACGAATTTTTTACAGATTTCGCATACCTAGTACGCTTAACAGTACCACGCCCCGCTCCCTGCTTCCGCCTTTGCATTTCTCTTATTCATGTCTTCCTTGCCGCACTTAATCGCGCGTGCTACGGCTGCCTATTACCGACAGGCCCGTGAGCTTTATCCTACTGAAACTGACTTTAACGACTGGCTTGACACGCTGGACGCAGATAACCGTCGCCGGTACAAGCAGCAAGGCCTCGATATGACATGCCTCCTGCCACAGTTTCAACTCTTTTGCTTGGA
The window above is part of the Hymenobacter radiodurans genome. Proteins encoded here:
- a CDS encoding diacylglycerol/lipid kinase family protein — its product is MAAESTPHLHSLLFVLNPISGDIDKQNIETTVTEFCSQRGRQAEFFHTSGENDLDKLKAHLAANSYDAVFAAGGDGTVNLVGEALLGGKIPLGILPLGSGNGLSKDLSIPQDMNGALDVIWQHKLRALDTLHVGGNFSVHLADLGFNALVVERFCNGDTRGPGAYIRIALQEYLSYEPVTYRIETDREQFEGPAFMLTIANATTFGSNVVINPDSHLDDGEFELCLIEPFPATASLGILYHLYTDAFDTSVYTRRLRCRRASIQVPGQPRVLVQVDGEPLELDTPVEVKINPRSLQVLTPALT
- a CDS encoding sensor histidine kinase; translated protein: MNTFIPPLPLVTKPSGESMYSPQPFWMAFFTPRQAQTWLLHAVIWVLLGVLFFTQPAGRLSGAPYYLLQTTLFIASLSIFYLNINWAVPRLLYHRRVLLYIGFVVVIVLGIVATHRRLQTYLETSAGIPRREMPPRFGSGPRDRGPGGPIRQPSGLLGWVNPAVVLSTLLVVGLGTSVAAVQRGQREAQLRQALEQEKVSTELSWLKAQINPHFFFNTLNNIYSLTLLDGARAREAIHRLSRMMRYVLYDTQHGTAQLSQEVQFLQDYIDLMQLRLTDNVRIEFTPPHPLQEAPIAPMILLTFVENAFKHGVSTVASSRIHIAMQQPTPDTLEVTVQNSIFADRPVALDENSGIGLTNTRRRLELLYPGRYTLTVTEQTPEHEYWVHLTLRLR
- a CDS encoding metallophosphoesterase, whose product is MPTPTLLFYILLGINLVLVAWLLWRYLQERRYRRLPYVAPAVRDWEQHRPDPASPLRHRIALVGDLGAVATDGRDPVLNLLHGWLEEAGENSTVVILGDNVYPTGLPAEASSGRAAAERRLDIQLDALRYPGRVVFLSGNHDWNKGRSDGFQYLLRQEAYVREHLPGAQYLPPGGCPDPVTVQLADNLLLVVLNTQWWVQHGTRPLGAAYGCKATDSRMPFQQLLLLLEANRHQQIVVAGHHPLYSNAMHGGQFTTKQHVFPLTAVHKRAYVPLPGVGSLFPMYRRVVGAEEDMAHPRYRKMRRRLLRVLHQFPNIIYAAGHDHNLQYFAYKNGHYLVSGSGSKTAYVGKGGKATFTHEHKGFFTLDFYENGEAWLRTLEPGNADGTERALEPFRRRLLSGLGGISGVASTSARASAPASSAD
- a CDS encoding M48 family metalloprotease, translating into MTYYCNRQTNPVTGEVQHVNMTTEQEIALGLQAAPQMAQQYGGLHPDQQASAAVKRIGAALVQSSKADQSPYKFDFHLLADEQTINAFALPGGQVFITAGLLKNMKTEGQVAGVLAHEIGHVIGRHSAEQLAKSQLTQGLAGAATIASYDPDSPGSSIGKAAVAAAIAKVVSLRFGREDELESDRLAVQYTADAGYDPRAMIQVMEILAQSGGQSRGPEFMSTHPDPGNRVGVLEKEITERFPGGVPSGLKQ
- a CDS encoding universal stress protein; the protein is MKPAILVLTDFFAGANRALALATAIAQPLGARLVLLHVERTSLLDPELLTGEVAVQSKEDTDLALDHLIRDLPVFAEAEVASGRVEEAVLESTKQHNPIMIVLSRPPDENTPDELVTTTALNLLKMSPYPLLIVPPHMQSVGVPKRIVLAADGDGFELSEHAAPIRDLFNALQIDLTVVHITESATRHTTRQAIQTVERTGLTRDLPQVHPCHVCHADAGDGILQAVAEQRADILVMIARQHRFLERLFRSSVTGEMILHSPVPVLVLPAQRESHRVGRGLSSMGSIMSRFK
- a CDS encoding dioxygenase family protein, which codes for MERKNFLKSLLVGAISTPALLSACGKESDSITPSTGGTGTGTGTGSSSCAVAPTETEGPFPTKAPASYVRSDITDGKAGHKMTAKITITNTNNSCAALAGALVDIWHCDAEGNYSEYGGSGMQSTNYTNVHFLRGRQTTDANGQVTFTSIFPGWYNGRATHIHVHVYAANGTSLKVTQIAFPEGSGSAVAAVNGYGKGLNGYTYNSSDNVFSDGVTQELATVTGSTTAGFELSITFGVAA
- a CDS encoding murein L,D-transpeptidase catalytic domain family protein; protein product: MSLLSLFCPPEAIPAAKPNAAADNTVESALSENRRATYLAAFEQHTLHTYALAGLPASSLPLDVYRQALMGYYQLQKRGLANPAKNTLTIIDFNRSSRLKRLWVIDLQKSRVVHHTLVAHGINTGEEFAQAFSNRVGSEMSSLGFYVTSHTYTGKHGLSLRLRGVDPSYNTNAASRAVVVHGADYVCEEFVQRHGRLGRSQGCPALPMKESSAIIRTIKDGTVLFAHAPSGVSYDSDWLELDPALQAFAQVKGLN
- a CDS encoding LytR/AlgR family response regulator transcription factor, with amino-acid sequence MTLTCIAVDDEPLALKLVTHFIEQTPFLQLVGTYSSAVAALRGLQQQSTPVDLLFLDIQMPDLNGLELARVLDRGPGGNAPRVVFTTAFNHYALEGYKVDALDYLLKPFTYEEFLRAAQKAQTYAALKQSATSSVPNAPSVPAPAAAVEEDYLYLKVEYQLVRVPYQDILYVEGLKDYVKVHRRSEARPLLSLLSLKALEERLPARQFMRIHRSYIVGLQHITAIGRGTVQIGAETIPVSDGYREAFDQFISRWK
- a CDS encoding pirin family protein; translation: MKQTPGKIFLSDQRGVAETHQYRRYSTLQFGAYVHQDKQAFGNLQAVNEETLGGGQQVTLQVTEAAHVLIIPVTGAVRAGLLLGTSALTHVEEMHLLTVPAGSTLTFANPYDTELITFLHLWIRVPQTAAGALNRLFTFNCQDQPNLLVEVKQVVPAQSADEPDMSLPFKVSIGRFAGRRETLYTLKNPSSQVFFFVLAGAFEVEGRLLHEKDGLALWDTQEVQLEALSNEAVLVAIELEAS